The following coding sequences lie in one Arabidopsis thaliana chromosome 3, partial sequence genomic window:
- a CDS encoding F-box and associated interaction domains-containing protein (F-box and associated interaction domains-containing protein; CONTAINS InterPro DOMAIN/s: F-box domain, cyclin-like (InterPro:IPR001810), F-box domain, Skp2-like (InterPro:IPR022364), F-box associated domain, type 1 (InterPro:IPR006527), F-box associated interaction domain (InterPro:IPR017451); BEST Arabidopsis thaliana protein match is: F-box and associated interaction domains-containing protein (TAIR:AT1G12190.1); Has 1535 Blast hits to 1496 proteins in 38 species: Archae - 0; Bacteria - 0; Metazoa - 0; Fungi - 0; Plants - 1533; Viruses - 0; Other Eukaryotes - 2 (source: NCBI BLink).), protein MPTKLPLELEDEILLRVPPLSLTRFRTVCKRWNTLFNDQRFINNHLACVRPQFILRTEKDSKIYSIGINIDDSLEVRELNLETQGPNKKLKVYRNLFYCDGFLLCPALLDEVAVWNPWLRKQTKWIEPKRSRFNLYGLGYDNRRPEKCYKILGFGYGYSSEINGSYNRINPRVSVFEFETNAWKDLKFGLFDWHLRSPRTVLSLNGTLYWIAVRCESGGDGFIQSFDFSREMFEPFCLLPCKNDFGDTQILEVFRGDRLSVLEQCPTTNKIKIWVTKNKISGDRKELVSWRLLMTVSIPNFPRLQDLYSNSQPSYFMDNNDDKRLIVCTCDESGKPCIYIVKGDRFKKIQMGFEVEPWPFHLVYVPSLVPIPLA, encoded by the coding sequence ATGCCGACGAAGCTTCCACTGGAGTTGGAGGATGAGATACTTTTGCGTGTTCCACCTCTATCTCTCACACGCTTTAGAACAGTTTGCAAACGATGGAACACACTTTTCAACGATCAGAGATTCATCAACAATCACTTGGCTTGCGTCCGTCCTCAGTTCATATTACGGACCGAGAAAGATTCCAAGATCTATTCAATAGGCATCAATATCGATGACTCCTTAGAGGTGCGTGAGCTAAACCTAGAAACTCAAGGTCCTAATAAGAAGCTTAAGGTATATCGAAACCTCTTTTATTGCGATGGTTTTTTGTTATGTCCTGCTTTGCTTGACGAGGTTGCTGTCTGGAATCCATGGTTgagaaaacaaactaaatgGATCGAGCCTAAGAGGAGTAGATTCAATTTATATGGACTAGGGTATGATAATCGTAGACCGGAGAAGTGTTACAAGATCTTAGGGTTTGGTTATGGTTACAGTAGTGAAATAAACGGTAGTTACAACAGAATTAACCCGAGAGTTTCGGTATTTGAGTTTGAAACTAATGCGTGGAAGGATCTtaagtttggtttatttgattGGCACCTAAGATCTCCCCGGACTGTTTTATCTTTGAATGGAACTTTGTATTGGATTGCTGTGAGGTGTGaaagtggtggtgatggtttTATCCAAAGCTTTGACTTTTCGAGGGAGATGTTCGAGCCCTTTTGTCTCTTGCCATGTAAGAACGATTTTGGCGATACTCAAATCCTTGAGGTTTTTAGGGGAGATCGGCTATCTGTGTTGGAACAATGCCCGACAACAAATAAGATCAAGATTTGGGTGACTAAGAACAAGATTAGTGGAGATAGGAAGGAGCTTGTGTCGTGGAGACTGTTAATGACAGTGTCGATACCAAACTTCCCGAGATTACAAGATCTTTACTCTAATTCTCAGCCGAGTTACTTCATGGATAACAATGATGACAAGAGGCTCATCGTGTGTACTTGTGATGAAAGTGGTAAGCCTTGCATATACATTGTGAAGGGGGATAGGTTCAAGAAGATTCAAATGGGTTTTGAGGTTGAGCCTTGGCCTTTTCACCTTGTTTATGTTCCTAGTTTGGTTCCTATTCCTTTAGCCTAA
- a CDS encoding SNF2 domain-containing protein / helicase domain-containing protein / zinc finger protein-like protein (SNF2 domain-containing protein / helicase domain-containing protein / zinc finger protein-related; FUNCTIONS IN: helicase activity, DNA binding, zinc ion binding, ATP binding, nucleic acid binding; CONTAINS InterPro DOMAIN/s: Zinc finger, RING-type, conserved site (InterPro:IPR017907), Zinc finger, RING-type (InterPro:IPR001841), Zinc finger, C3HC4 RING-type (InterPro:IPR018957), DEAD-like helicase, N-terminal (InterPro:IPR014001), DNA/RNA helicase, C-terminal (InterPro:IPR001650), Helicase, superfamily 1/2, ATP-binding domain (InterPro:IPR014021), SNF2-related (InterPro:IPR000330); BEST Arabidopsis thaliana protein match is: SNF2 domain-containing protein / helicase domain-containing protein / zinc finger protein-related (TAIR:AT1G50410.1); Has 22813 Blast hits to 14480 proteins in 1530 species: Archae - 90; Bacteria - 6320; Metazoa - 5518; Fungi - 5136; Plants - 2281; Viruses - 112; Other Eukaryotes - 3356 (source: NCBI BLink).), with protein MDDTMDMSSGSDEEVQEEKTTVNERVIYQAALQDLKQPKTEKDLPPGVLTVPLMRHQKIALNWMRKKEKRSRHCLGGILADDQGLGKTISTISLILLQKLKSQSKQRKRKGQNSGGTLIVCPASVVKQWAREVKEKVSDEHKLSVLVHHGSHRTKDPTEIAIYDVVMTTYAIVTNEVPQNPMLNRYDSMRGRESLDGSSLIQPHVGALGRVRWLRVVLDEAHTIKNHRTLIAKACFSLRAKRRWCLTGTPIKNKVDDLYSYFRFLRYHPYAMCNSFHQRIKAPIDKKPLHGYKKLQAILRGIMLRRTKEWSFYRKLELNSRWKFEEYAADGTLHEHMAYLLVMLLRLRQACNHPQLVNGYSHSDTTRKMSDGVRVAPRENLIMFLDLLKLSSTTCSVCSDPPKDPVVTLCGHVFCYECVSVNINGDNNTCPALNCHSQLKHDVVFTESAVRSCINDYDDPEDKNALVASRRVYFIENPSCDRDSSVACRARQSRHSTNKDNSISGLVCAMLMSLKAGNLGLNMVAASHVILLDLWWNPTTEDQAIDRAHRIGQTRAVTVTRIAIKNTVEERILTLHERKRNIVASALGEKNWQKFCDSTNTRRSRISVFWCVEYPRVFIDKRNKTFSYLISHKCECNE; from the exons ATGGATGATACAATGGACATGAGTTCAGGTAGTGATGAAGAAgtacaagaagagaagaccaCTGTTAACGAGAGGGTCATCTATCAGGCTGCATTACAA GATCTGAAGCAACCCAAGACCGAAAAGGATCTACCTCCTGGTGTTCTTACAGTTCCTCTTATGAGGCATCag AAAATTGCATTGAACTGGATgcgtaagaaagaaaaaagaagcagGCACTGTTTGGGAGGGATATTAGCAGATGATCAG GGACTTGGTAAAACGATCTCGACGATCTCTCTTATCCTGTTACAAAAGTTGAAGTCACAATCAAAGCAGAGAAAGCGAAAAGGTCAAAACTCTGGTGGTACATTGATTGTTTGTCCAGCAAGTGTTGTAAAACAATGGGCAAGAGAAGTTAAAGAGAAGGTTTCTGATGAACACAAACTCTCTGTTTTAGTCCACCATGGATCTCACAGAACCAAAGATCCAACAGAAATAGCAATATATGATGTGGTCATGACAACTTACGCCATTGTTACAAATGAAGTTCCACAAAACCCTATGCTGAATCGTTATGATAGTATGAGAGGCAGAGAAAGCCTTGACGGATCGAGTTTGATTCAGCCTCACGTTGGTGCACTAGGAAGAGTTAGGTGGTTGAGAGTAGTATTAGATGAAGCTCATACAATTAAAAACCATAGAACCCTAATTGCAAAAGCTTGTTTTAGCCTTAGAGCCAAAAGGAGATGGTGTTTGACTGGAACGCCGATAAAGAACAAAGTAGACGATCTTTATAGCTATTTCAGATTTCTTAGATATCATCCATATGCCATGTGCAATTCATTTCACCAAAGAATCAAAGCTCCAATTGATAAAAAGCCTCTTCATGGTTACAAGAAGCTTCAAGCTATTCTAAGGGGTATAATGTTGCGCCGCACCAAAG AATGGTCTTTCTACAGGAAGCTTGAATTGAATTCACGTTGGAAGTTTGAG GAATATGCTGCTGATGGGACTTTGCATGAACACATGGCTTATCTTTTGGTGATGCTTTTGCGACTACGCCAAGCTTGTAACCATCCACAACTTGTTAACGGATATAGTCACTCAGatactacaagaaaaatgtCAGATGGAGTTCGAGTAGCCCCTAGAGAGAATCTAATCATGTTCCTCGATCTCTTGAAATTATCCTCAACCACCTGCTCTGTTTGTAGT GATCCACCAAAAGACCCTGTTGTTACTTTGTGTGGCCATGTGTTTTGTTATGAGTGTGTGTCTGTAAACATTAACGGGGATAACAATACGTGCCCTGCACTTAATTGCCACAGCCAGCTTAAACATGATGTTGTTTTCACTGAATCTGCAGTTAGAAGTTGCATCAACGATTATGATGATCCTGAAGATAAAAATGCTTTAGTTGCATCAAGGCGAGTTTATTTCATCGAAAATCCGAGCTGTGATAGAGATTCTTCAGTCGCTTGCAGAGCAAGGCAGTCCAGACACTCCACCAATAAAGACAATAGTATCAGTGGACTGGTAT GTGCGATGTTGATGTCTCTTAAAGCTGGAAACCTTGGATTGAATATGGTAGCTGCAAGTCATGTCATTCTACTGGACCTATGGTGGAATCCAACAACAGAGGATCAAGCTATTGATCGAGCTCATCGTATCGGACAAACTCGAGCTGTTACGGTCACTCGTATTGCCATCAAAAATACCGTTGAGGAACGAATTTTGACTCTTCAt gAACGTAAAAGGAACATTGTTGCATCTGCATTGGGTGAAAAAAACTGGCAAAAGTTCTGCGATTCAACTAACACTAGAAGATCTCGAATATCTGTTTTTTGGTGTGTAGAATATCCCAGAGTTTTTATTGATAAGAGGAATAAAACCTTTAGCTATTTAATAAGTCACAAGTGTGAATGTAATGAATAA
- a CDS encoding pentatricopeptide (PPR) repeat-containing protein (pentatricopeptide (PPR) repeat-containing protein; CONTAINS InterPro DOMAIN/s: Pentatricopeptide repeat (InterPro:IPR002885); BEST Arabidopsis thaliana protein match is: Pentatricopeptide repeat (PPR) superfamily protein (TAIR:AT1G11290.1); Has 44074 Blast hits to 13558 proteins in 215 species: Archae - 0; Bacteria - 6; Metazoa - 87; Fungi - 74; Plants - 43358; Viruses - 0; Other Eukaryotes - 549 (source: NCBI BLink).) produces the protein MFLSLLETCIRSRNLVLGQVIHQHLLKRSLTLSSSTVLVNLTRLYASCNEVELARHVFDEIPHPRINPIAWDLMIRAYASNDFAEKALDLYYKMLNSGVRPTKYTYPFVLKACAGLRAIDDGKLIHSHVNCSDFATDMYVCTALVDFYAKCGELEMAIKVFDEMPKRDMVAWNAMISGFSLHCCLTDVIGLFLDMRRIDGLSPNLSTIVGMFPALGRAGALREGKAVHGYCTRMGFSNDLVVKTGILDVYAKSKCIIYARRVFDLDFKKNEVTWSAMIGGYVENEMIKEAGEVFFQMLVNDNVAMVTPVAIGLILMGCARFGDLSGGRCVHCYAVKAGFILDLTVQNTIISFYAKYGSLCDAFRQFSEIGLKDVISYNSLITGCVVNCRPEESFRLFHEMRTSGIRPDITTLLGVLTACSHLAALGHGSSCHGYCVVHGYAVNTSICNALMDMYTKCGKLDVAKRVFDTMHKRDIVSWNTMLFGFGIHGLGKEALSLFNSMQETGVNPDEVTLLAILSACSHSGLVDEGKQLFNSMSRGDFNVIPRIDHYNCMTDLLARAGYLDEAYDFVNKMPFEPDIRVLGTLLSACWTYKNAELGNEVSKKMQSLGETTESLVLLSNTYSAAERWEDAARIRMIQKKRGLLKTPGYSWVDV, from the coding sequence ATGTTTCTAAGTCTTCTTGAAACCTGTATTCGCTCAAGGAATCTGGTCTTAGGTCAGGTCATTCATCAGCATCTTCTTAAACGCTCTCTTACGTTAAGTTCCTCTACAGTGCTCGTCAATTTAACACGTCTTTACGCATCATGCAATGAAGTGGAACTTGCACGCCATgtgttcgatgaaattccTCATCCAAGGATCAATCCTATTGCTTGGGATTTGATGATCAGAGCCTATGCTTCGAATGATTTCGCGGAAAAAGCTTTGGATTTGTACTACAAGATGCTGAATTCTGGTGTTAGACCCACGAAATATACGTACCCGTTTGTTTTGAAAGCATGTGCTGGTCTTCGAGCAATTGACGATGGTAAGCTGATACATAGTCATGTGAATTGTAGCGACTTTGCAACtgatatgtatgtatgtactGCTCTGGTTGATTTCTATGCTAAGTGTGGGGAACTTGAGATGGCTATAaaggtgttcgacgaaatgcctAAGAGAGATATGGTTGCTTGGAATGCtatgatttctgggttttctTTACATTGCTGTTTAACTGATGTCATTGGATTGTTTTTGGATATGCGTAGAATCGATGGTCTGAGTCCTAATCTATCCACCATCGTTGGGATGTTTCCTGCACTAGGAAGGGCTGGTGCATTGAGGGAAGGGAAAGCTGTTCATGGGTATTGCACAAGAATGGGTTTTAGCAATGATTTAGTTGTTAAGACTGGGATCTTGGATGTATATGCCAAGAGCAAGTGCATTATCTATGCGAGAAGAGTTTTCGATTTAGACTTTAAGAAGAATGAGGTAACCTGGAGTGCTATGATTGGAGGCTACGTAGAAAACGAAATGATAAAGGAAGCTGGAGAAGTGTTTTTTCAGATGTTGGTTAATGATAATGTGGCAATGGTGACGCCAGTTGCCATTGGGCTTATTCTGATGGGTTGTGCAAGGTTTGGAGATCTAAGTGGAGGGCGATGTGTACATTGTTACGCGGTTAAAGCAGGCTTCATCTTAGACTTAACTGTTCAAAACAccataatttcattttatgcTAAGTATGGAAGCTTATGTGATGCTTTTAGGCAGTTTAGTGAGATTGGCTTGAAAGATGTTATTTCATATAATTCTCTCATCACTGGGTGTGTAGTGAACTGTCGCCCAGAAGAGAGTTTTCGTCTATTTCATGAGATGAGAACATCTGGAATTCGTCCTGATATTACAACATTGCTTGGTGTCTTAACCGCTTGCTCTCACTTGGCTGCTTTGGGACACGGTTCTAGTTGCCACGGGTATTGTGTTGTTCATGGCTATGCAGTTAACACAAGCATTTGTAATGCACTGATGGATATGTACACAAAGTGTGGAAAACTTGATGTAGCCAAGAGAGTTTTCGACACAATGCATAAGCGGGATATAGTTTCGTGGAACACAATGCTGTTCGGATTCGGAATTCATGGTCTTGGCAAAGAAGCTCTTTCTCTGTTCAACAGTATGCAGGAAACAGGTGTGAACCCAGACGAGGTGACTCTTCTTGCTATTTTGTCTGCTTGTAGCCATTCAGGACTAGTGGATGAAGGGAAACAACTGTTCAACTCCATGTCTCGAGGAGATTTCAACGTCATCCCAAGAATAGACCATTACAATTGCATGACTGATCTTCTAGCCCGTGCCGGATACTTGGATGAAGCTTATGATTTTGTAAACAAGATGCCATTTGAGCCCGATATTCGCGTGTTGGGTACACTTCTCTCTGCTTGTTGGACGTACAAGAATGCGGAACTTGGGAATGAAGTGTCGAAAAAGATGCAGAGTCTTGGTGAAACAACAGAAAGCTTAGTTCTTCTATCCAACACCTACTCAGCTGCTGAGAGATGGGAAGATGCAGCTAGAATTAGAATGATACAGAAGAAAAGAGGGCTTCTCAAGACTCCGGGTTATAGCTGGGTCGATGTTTGA
- a CDS encoding F-box and associated interaction domains-containing protein (F-box and associated interaction domains-containing protein; FUNCTIONS IN: molecular_function unknown; INVOLVED IN: biological_process unknown; LOCATED IN: vacuole; EXPRESSED IN: sperm cell; CONTAINS InterPro DOMAIN/s: F-box domain, cyclin-like (InterPro:IPR001810), F-box domain, Skp2-like (InterPro:IPR022364), F-box associated domain, type 1 (InterPro:IPR006527), F-box associated interaction domain (InterPro:IPR017451); BEST Arabidopsis thaliana protein match is: F-box family protein (TAIR:AT2G14710.1); Has 1269 Blast hits to 1255 proteins in 26 species: Archae - 0; Bacteria - 0; Metazoa - 0; Fungi - 0; Plants - 1269; Viruses - 0; Other Eukaryotes - 0 (source: NCBI BLink).), with product MAHEEKRPWEFSLSLPWELIEEILSRVPPESLLRFKTVSKQWNALFRDKTFINNHKMTFRFILATKSKIYSVSIDPKIVVRELTLDIPGLESHEIPKKLVDCDKLLLCDMEKGVVLWNPWLRHSTWIDQGSNHTRMESYGIGYNNKGSYKIFAFCDRKENHTQRLLTIHDSASDAWKDREPIDNSQGKQIVHNIYTKISGVSLNGNLYLVTYFETTDLVYHLIEINSSSESVVKFCDLPCGTSNFLKDAFVLRVFEGDRFSLLKQCHATKKIEIWVSKYKINNNLDRDVEWIKFMEVSSPNLPDLVDGFDSQPSYFIEDKRLVVCSCNETGRAWIYVFGENKLISKTQIDSVVDLWPSHWTFIPSLVPVPRAQREEPAELQV from the coding sequence ATGGCTCATGAGGAGAAGCGCCCATGGGAGTTTTCTTTATCTCTTCCATGGGAGTTGATTGAAGAGATACTCTCTCGTGTCCCACCAGAATCTCTTCTTCGCTTCAAAACCGTATCGAAACAATGGAACGCTCTCTTCCGCGATAAGACGTTCATCAATAACCACAAGATGACGTTTCGATTCATCTTAGCAACCAAATCCAAGATTTATTCGGTAAGCATCGATCCCAAGATAGTTGTGCGTGAGTTAACCTTAGATATTCCCGGTTTAGAATCTCATGAGATACCTAAAAAATTGGTTGATTGCGATAAGTTATTACTATGTGACATGGAGAAAGGAGTTGTGCTTTGGAACCCGTGGCTGAGACATAGTACATGGATCGACCAGGGTTCAAACCACACTCGAATGGAGTCTTATGGCATAGGATACAACAATAAGGGGAGTTACAAGATCTTTGCTTTTTGTGATCGGAAGGAAAACCACACCCAGAGATTGTTGACAATCCATGACTCTGCCTCTGATGCGTGGAAAGACCGCGAGCCTATTGATAATAGTCAGGGAAAACAAATTGTTCATAACATATACACTAAAATTAGTGGTGTATCATTGAATGGAAATTTGTATTTGGTTACTTATTTTGAAACGACTGATCTCGTGTACCACCTAATTGAAATCAATTCTTCGAGCGAAAGCGTCGTGAAGTTTTGTGATCTACCATGTGGGACGTCGAACTTTCTTAAGGATGCTTTCGTCCTTAGGGTTTTCGAGGGAGATCGATTTTCATTGTTAAAGCAATGCCATGCAACAAAGAAGATTGAGATTTGGGTGAGCAAGTACAAGATTAATAATAATCTTGATAGAGATGTGGAATGGATAAAGTTCATGGAAGTTTCAAGTCCTAACTTGCCGGATTTAGTAGATGGATTCGACTCTCAGCCAAGTTACTTTATTGAAGATAAAAGGCTCGTCGTGTGCTCGTGCAACGAAACTGGTCGGGCTTGGATCTATGTTTTCGGAGAAAATAAGTTGATCAGTAAAACTCAAATTGATTCTGTGGTGGATCTTTGGCCTTCACACTGGACCTTTATTCCCAGTTTGGTACCGGTTCCTCGAGCTCAAAGAGAAGAACCAGCAGAATTACAAGTTTGA